From a single bacterium genomic region:
- a CDS encoding DNA cytosine methyltransferase, with protein MKAIELFAGAGGLGMGVSKAGFDHELIVEWNQDACDTVRENQEQGVKPVAEWPEVSQKDVRGVDFARYRGKLDLVAGGPPCQPFSLGGKHNGPTDSRDMFPEAVRAVLQAAPRAFIFENVRGLLRPSFGNYFGYIFLQLTYPEILKRNNEKWQEHHARLEEYHTRGKCSGLHYNVVFQVLNAADYGVPQKRDRVFVVGFRSDLGLEWSFPKPTHSQEALIYSKWVSGEYWKNHKIPKADRPKVPRGLKTTVARMEATLFKPSQKPWRTVRDAIADLPEPSKDGKFLNHYPTNSAKKYPGHTGSPLDEPAKTLKAGDHGVPGGENTLAYPNGRMRYFTVREAARLQTFPDNYQFTGSWTESMRQLGNAVPVTLGYVVAKSVKEKLDGLGKKVVPIGKTA; from the coding sequence ATGAAAGCAATAGAGCTTTTCGCGGGAGCCGGTGGCCTGGGCATGGGTGTATCCAAGGCGGGTTTCGACCATGAATTGATCGTGGAATGGAACCAGGATGCTTGCGATACCGTCCGTGAGAACCAAGAGCAGGGCGTTAAGCCCGTGGCTGAATGGCCGGAAGTCTCCCAAAAGGATGTCCGTGGAGTGGACTTCGCCCGCTACCGGGGCAAGCTCGACTTAGTGGCGGGCGGTCCCCCTTGCCAACCCTTCTCCCTGGGTGGGAAACACAACGGACCGACAGATAGCCGGGATATGTTCCCGGAGGCGGTTAGGGCCGTCCTCCAAGCCGCTCCCCGCGCCTTCATCTTTGAGAATGTCCGGGGCCTCCTAAGGCCCTCCTTCGGCAACTACTTCGGTTATATCTTCCTCCAGCTCACCTATCCCGAGATCTTAAAAAGGAATAATGAGAAATGGCAGGAGCACCATGCCCGCCTCGAGGAATACCACACGCGCGGCAAATGTAGTGGCCTTCATTACAATGTGGTTTTCCAGGTCTTGAACGCCGCCGATTATGGCGTCCCCCAAAAACGAGACCGGGTTTTCGTGGTCGGGTTCCGTAGCGACCTAGGTCTCGAGTGGTCCTTCCCCAAGCCGACTCATTCCCAAGAAGCCTTGATCTACTCCAAGTGGGTGTCAGGTGAGTATTGGAAGAACCACAAAATCCCGAAAGCCGACCGTCCAAAGGTTCCCCGAGGCCTCAAAACCACCGTGGCTAGAATGGAAGCAACTCTTTTTAAGCCGTCCCAAAAGCCTTGGCGGACCGTCCGGGACGCTATCGCGGACCTCCCCGAACCCTCCAAAGATGGGAAATTCCTGAATCACTACCCTACTAATTCGGCAAAAAAATACCCAGGCCATACGGGGAGTCCCCTCGATGAGCCGGCGAAAACCCTTAAGGCTGGCGATCATGGGGTCCCAGGTGGGGAGAATACCCTTGCTTATCCTAATGGCCGAATGCGGTATTTCACGGTCCGCGAGGCCGCACGCCTCCAGACCTTCCCCGATAATTATCAGTTCACGGGCTCTTGGACCGAATCCATGCGGCAATTAGGGAATGCCGTTCCCGTTACCTTGGGTTACGTGGTTGCGAAAAGTGTTAAGGAAAAACTGGATGGCCTTGGGAAAAAGGTTGTCCCGATCGGGAAAACCGCTTGA
- a CDS encoding Eco29kI family restriction endonuclease codes for MSDEKTYNPLDKRNLGESVEKALLERPAQSMPIKKIFEGAGIYAIYYSGDFPAYAPIASKNKGKDPKQPIYVGKAIPSGGRKGGRGLEESAGNVLYNRLSEHAESIKLVKSLDIKDFTCRYLVVDDIWIPLGETLLITKFNPLWNAIVEGFGNHDPGAGRYGGMRPNWDTFHPGRKWAAKCQPGKKTEKQILKDIEDFFLKDKE; via the coding sequence TTGAGCGATGAAAAGACCTATAACCCCCTCGATAAGAGGAACCTGGGCGAGAGTGTTGAGAAGGCGTTATTAGAACGCCCGGCCCAATCCATGCCCATCAAAAAGATCTTCGAGGGTGCTGGGATTTACGCCATCTATTATTCCGGCGACTTCCCAGCCTATGCGCCTATAGCATCCAAGAACAAGGGAAAGGATCCTAAACAGCCCATCTATGTTGGAAAGGCCATTCCCTCCGGCGGCCGCAAGGGTGGACGGGGCCTCGAGGAAAGCGCGGGGAACGTTCTTTATAATCGCCTCAGCGAGCACGCCGAGAGCATTAAGCTTGTTAAGAGCTTAGATATTAAGGATTTCACCTGCCGTTACCTTGTGGTGGACGATATTTGGATTCCCCTGGGGGAAACCCTGCTTATCACCAAATTCAATCCCCTTTGGAACGCAATAGTCGAAGGTTTTGGGAATCATGATCCTGGGGCCGGGCGTTATGGGGGAATGCGGCCAAACTGGGACACCTTCCACCCGGGTCGAAAATGGGCCGCTAAATGCCAACCGGGCAAGAAAACAGAAAAACAAATCCTCAAGGACATTGAGGATTTCTTCCTGAAGGACAAGGAATGA
- a CDS encoding Holliday junction resolvase-like protein, translating to MNPAQKEANKVIKNLESGGFFIDCPCCGESMNAKESNLFFLDDFPPAAKTIYDQKVKDLKDRKEQLKNRKIEIPQVSQLVSRAVNVGHILERMAPAMKGFRFDREDCRSLFDPIDYVVFQGMSNKKKIENIFFMDIKSGNARLNNVQREIKEAVSSNNVNFDIYEVPE from the coding sequence ATGAACCCCGCACAAAAAGAAGCGAATAAAGTTATTAAAAATTTAGAGTCCGGAGGTTTTTTTATCGATTGCCCTTGTTGCGGCGAATCAATGAATGCCAAAGAATCAAATTTGTTCTTCTTGGACGACTTCCCTCCCGCAGCAAAGACCATTTACGACCAAAAGGTTAAGGATCTCAAAGACCGAAAGGAACAACTAAAAAATAGGAAAATAGAGATCCCGCAAGTTTCACAATTGGTTTCTAGGGCCGTTAATGTCGGACACATTCTGGAAAGAATGGCTCCCGCCATGAAGGGTTTCCGTTTTGATCGGGAGGACTGTCGTTCCCTCTTTGATCCCATCGACTATGTCGTTTTCCAAGGAATGAGCAATAAGAAGAAAATTGAAAATATTTTCTTCATGGACATAAAGAGTGGTAACGCACGCCTCAATAATGTTCAAAGAGAAATCAAGGAAGCCGTAAGCTCCAATAATGTTAACTTTGACATTTACGAGGTGCCGGAATGA
- a CDS encoding Holliday junction resolvase-like protein — MRSDIFKFFSLQKRIFGVCHNCNELFRLSDSEVYVKDKPQKDWMDALESKEESINAMEERLNDKQQEMRQAARKKGRDLAQQTIKKIDYIFAPKKISADDAKVLFHPIDYVIFDGLSKPEKPVKKIIFYDRKATTDGQKRVQENLNIVISKKKYEFITLKVSDDGTMKTH, encoded by the coding sequence ATGAGATCGGATATTTTTAAATTCTTTTCATTGCAAAAAAGAATCTTTGGCGTTTGTCATAATTGCAACGAATTATTTCGGCTTAGCGATTCCGAAGTTTATGTCAAAGATAAGCCACAAAAAGATTGGATGGACGCCCTTGAATCAAAGGAAGAATCAATCAATGCGATGGAAGAAAGATTGAACGATAAGCAACAAGAAATGCGTCAGGCGGCCAGGAAAAAAGGCCGGGACTTGGCCCAGCAGACCATAAAAAAGATTGATTACATTTTTGCGCCTAAAAAAATTAGCGCCGATGACGCGAAAGTGCTTTTTCACCCAATCGATTACGTCATTTTTGATGGTCTTTCGAAACCCGAGAAGCCAGTAAAGAAGATTATCTTTTACGACAGAAAAGCAACAACTGATGGGCAAAAGAGGGTGCAAGAAAATTTGAATATAGTGATATCAAAGAAAAAATACGAATTTATAACCTTAAAAGTCAGTGACGATGGGACAATGAAAACACACTAA
- a CDS encoding phage infection protein has protein sequence MKRLKAKMVYCNGINKLEQEFDFTEKRAVAIYAPNGVMKSSFAQTFTDLTLGIDSQDRVFKTIRQSIREITDENGVAISKEEVFVIKPYDQFFSHTEKTSTLLINKELKKEYEKYLSATESAKETFISALKKISKTRRDIENEISITFSKESGKFFESLIQTQKDVTELEEAVFSNLHYDQIFDEAIIKFLSEDEIKNNIEDYSNKHEELLEKSTYFKKNFNYYNAETISKNLASNNFFKANHTIVLNADNPKIIRDETELRKLIEEEQKAILNDPDLKRKYDRFSKKINVNKDLRDFGNFISENRQVLPHLKDLVKFREDIWKSYFKTTFSLFVTAIETHEAVLKKKLEIEKKALEDRTQWQSVVDIFNRRFHVPFNIEAANKIQVALEKESLLKLTFTFKDGQKEIPIDQNLLLEILSQGEKKALYILNIIFEIEVRKLTGRPTLFIIDDIADSFDYKNKYAIIEYLKELLDHDNFYQIILTHNFDFFRTVAGRYVGFKNCYFAFRSDEEIYLKKAVSLNNIFVDVWKREFFTDQRKRIASIPFIRNIIQYTDGDSDANYLKLTSLLHRKNDSDEIKQSDLDDIFNQVFKQQGISSNGDRKVIDVIHSEAAKCLGADDGVNFENKIVLSIAIRLMAEDYMKIKINDQEFLSRIKNSKGQTFKLFKEFKNRFEGYPAALPAIDVLDRVMLMTPEIIHLNSFMYEPILDMSDKSLKRLYVDVRGLK, from the coding sequence ATGAAACGGCTAAAAGCAAAGATGGTGTATTGCAACGGCATTAATAAATTGGAACAAGAATTTGATTTCACGGAAAAAAGAGCTGTTGCCATTTACGCCCCAAATGGAGTTATGAAAAGTTCGTTCGCCCAGACTTTCACTGATTTAACCCTAGGGATCGATTCGCAGGATCGCGTCTTCAAAACTATCAGACAATCGATTCGCGAAATCACCGATGAAAATGGCGTCGCAATAAGCAAAGAAGAAGTATTCGTAATTAAACCTTACGATCAATTCTTCAGTCACACAGAAAAGACTTCAACACTACTGATTAATAAAGAATTGAAAAAGGAATATGAAAAATATCTTTCCGCGACAGAAAGCGCAAAAGAAACGTTCATTTCAGCGCTCAAAAAAATATCTAAAACAAGAAGGGACATCGAAAACGAAATATCGATCACCTTTTCGAAAGAAAGCGGTAAATTTTTTGAGTCATTGATTCAAACCCAAAAGGACGTGACGGAGCTGGAGGAGGCTGTTTTTTCAAATTTGCACTACGATCAAATATTTGACGAAGCCATAATCAAATTTTTAAGTGAAGACGAAATCAAAAACAACATCGAAGACTACTCCAATAAACATGAAGAACTGTTAGAAAAATCCACTTACTTCAAAAAGAATTTCAATTATTACAATGCCGAGACCATAAGTAAAAATCTTGCATCAAACAATTTTTTCAAAGCAAATCACACTATTGTCCTTAACGCCGACAATCCTAAAATTATTCGAGATGAAACTGAATTAAGGAAATTAATCGAAGAAGAACAAAAAGCAATTCTCAATGACCCCGATCTAAAACGAAAATACGATAGGTTCAGTAAAAAGATAAACGTCAATAAAGATCTACGCGACTTTGGAAACTTCATTTCCGAAAACCGACAAGTTCTCCCACATTTGAAGGACCTTGTTAAATTCCGAGAAGATATATGGAAATCTTACTTCAAAACAACATTCAGCCTTTTTGTTACTGCGATTGAAACACACGAAGCCGTTTTAAAAAAGAAATTGGAGATTGAAAAGAAGGCGCTAGAAGATCGGACACAATGGCAAAGCGTTGTCGATATTTTTAATCGTCGGTTCCACGTTCCTTTTAATATCGAAGCGGCTAATAAAATTCAGGTCGCTTTAGAGAAAGAAAGTCTTCTTAAACTCACCTTTACATTCAAAGACGGCCAAAAAGAGATTCCCATTGACCAAAATCTTTTGCTCGAAATTTTGAGCCAGGGAGAAAAGAAAGCCCTTTACATTCTTAATATCATTTTCGAAATAGAAGTCCGCAAACTTACGGGACGACCCACCCTTTTTATTATTGATGACATCGCCGATTCGTTTGATTACAAAAATAAATATGCCATTATTGAATATCTCAAGGAACTACTAGACCACGATAATTTTTACCAAATAATCCTCACTCACAATTTTGACTTTTTCAGGACCGTAGCTGGACGCTATGTCGGTTTTAAAAATTGCTATTTCGCCTTCAGATCCGATGAGGAGATCTATTTAAAGAAGGCCGTAAGTCTCAATAATATTTTTGTCGATGTTTGGAAGAGAGAATTTTTTACCGATCAAAGAAAGCGAATAGCCTCCATTCCCTTCATTCGAAATATTATTCAATATACGGATGGTGACTCAGATGCAAATTATTTGAAATTAACTTCCCTATTACATCGCAAGAATGACTCGGACGAAATTAAGCAATCTGATTTAGATGACATTTTCAATCAAGTATTCAAACAACAAGGGATATCGTCCAATGGGGACAGAAAAGTTATAGATGTAATTCATTCGGAGGCCGCGAAATGTCTAGGTGCTGACGATGGGGTCAATTTCGAAAATAAAATTGTTTTGTCCATCGCGATTAGACTTATGGCCGAAGATTACATGAAAATCAAAATTAACGATCAAGAATTCTTATCCCGTATTAAAAATAGCAAAGGACAAACTTTTAAACTTTTCAAAGAATTTAAAAATCGTTTTGAAGGTTATCCTGCTGCTTTGCCCGCAATTGACGTGCTGGATCGCGTTATGTTAATGACTCCCGAAATAATTCACCTAAATTCCTTCATGTATGAACCTATTCTGGACATGTCGGATAAAAGCCTGAAGAGGTTGTATGTTGATGTCCGGGGACTCAAATAA
- a CDS encoding ABC transporter ATP-binding protein, whose product MSAIEVSDKEIINFKYNFRVYFGFLKAYKWACFWLVLVLLFLSLLDLAFNYCYKLIVDHSTHYLDHSLTAEALRSALLWVFAGLLAIPVGKSWGRWYFLGGLNRLESSLIADIKRHFFNHLLTLSHGFHSSHKTGSLISRLARASGAVETMTDGIFFQYVPIFFQMTLFNASILYFDRSIGLVVIGTVAVYIAFSLIVTRRNQSANALYNNMSDIEKANISDVFTNIESIKYFAKEGDVQARFHALSEKTRELQLGFWDLFKWLEGGQILIVGAGTFALIYLSVESMVAGTLAIGTFVFIFATFINILQPLFQFIMAIRNMYRALSDFEDLFQYGKLKNDIQDKPGAKGLKLTRGAVEFKDVTFTYRKRPILNGFTLKVPAHQRVAVVGPSGAGKTTLIRLLYRLYDLERGSIRIDGEDIAGVTQASLRESLSMVPQECILFDDSLYNNIAFSNPKAGRKEVFAAMRFAQLDKFIESLPNKEKTIVGERGVKLSGGEKQRVSIARALLADKKMLILDEATSSLDSETEFAIQKALKGLMKGRTCILIAHRLSTIMSADIIVVLDKGKVAQLGNHRELIQKPGLYRKLWNLQKGGYID is encoded by the coding sequence TTGTCCGCCATCGAGGTCTCCGACAAAGAGATCATCAACTTCAAATACAACTTCCGGGTCTATTTCGGCTTCCTGAAAGCTTATAAGTGGGCCTGTTTCTGGTTGGTCCTGGTGCTCCTCTTCCTGAGCCTCCTCGACCTGGCCTTCAACTACTGCTACAAGCTCATCGTCGATCACTCCACCCACTACCTCGACCATAGCCTGACCGCCGAGGCTCTCCGATCCGCCCTGTTATGGGTCTTTGCCGGGCTTTTGGCCATTCCGGTGGGGAAGAGCTGGGGGCGTTGGTACTTCCTGGGCGGGCTCAACCGTCTCGAATCCAGCCTCATCGCCGACATCAAACGCCACTTCTTCAACCACCTGCTGACCCTTTCCCATGGGTTCCACAGTTCCCACAAGACGGGCTCCCTCATTTCCCGCCTGGCCCGGGCCTCGGGAGCGGTGGAGACCATGACCGACGGCATTTTTTTCCAATACGTCCCCATCTTCTTCCAGATGACCCTTTTCAACGCCTCCATCCTCTATTTCGACCGCTCCATCGGGCTGGTGGTCATCGGGACGGTGGCGGTCTATATCGCCTTTTCGCTCATCGTGACCCGGCGGAACCAGAGCGCCAACGCCCTCTATAACAACATGTCGGACATCGAAAAGGCCAACATCAGCGACGTCTTCACCAATATCGAATCCATCAAGTATTTCGCCAAGGAAGGGGACGTGCAGGCACGGTTCCATGCCTTGAGCGAGAAGACCCGGGAGCTTCAACTGGGTTTCTGGGACCTCTTCAAGTGGCTGGAAGGGGGGCAGATCCTGATCGTGGGGGCGGGCACCTTCGCCCTCATTTACCTATCGGTTGAGAGCATGGTGGCGGGGACCCTGGCCATCGGCACCTTCGTTTTCATCTTCGCCACCTTCATCAACATCCTCCAGCCCCTTTTCCAGTTCATCATGGCCATCCGCAACATGTACCGGGCGCTGTCCGACTTCGAGGACCTTTTCCAATACGGCAAGTTGAAGAACGACATCCAGGACAAGCCCGGGGCCAAGGGCTTGAAGCTCACCCGGGGAGCCGTCGAATTCAAGGACGTGACCTTCACCTACCGCAAAAGGCCCATCCTGAACGGGTTCACCCTGAAGGTGCCGGCCCACCAGCGGGTGGCGGTGGTGGGGCCGTCGGGGGCGGGGAAGACCACCCTCATCCGCCTGCTGTACCGGCTTTATGACCTGGAGAGGGGGTCCATCCGGATCGACGGGGAGGATATCGCGGGGGTGACCCAGGCCTCGCTCCGGGAATCGCTCTCGATGGTGCCCCAAGAATGCATCCTCTTCGACGACAGCCTCTACAACAACATCGCCTTCTCGAACCCCAAGGCGGGGCGGAAGGAGGTCTTCGCGGCCATGCGTTTCGCCCAATTGGACAAGTTCATCGAGAGCCTGCCGAACAAAGAGAAGACCATCGTGGGGGAGAGGGGCGTGAAGCTGTCGGGCGGGGAAAAGCAGAGGGTTTCCATCGCCCGGGCCCTTTTGGCCGACAAGAAGATGCTGATCCTCGACGAGGCGACCTCGTCGCTGGATTCGGAGACCGAATTCGCCATTCAAAAGGCCCTGAAGGGCCTGATGAAGGGGCGCACCTGCATCCTCATCGCCCACCGGCTCTCGACCATCATGAGCGCGGACATCATCGTGGTGCTGGACAAGGGGAAGGTGGCCCAACTGGGGAACCACCGGGAACTGATCCAGAAGCCGGGGCTTTATCGGAAGCTGTGGAATCTGCAAAAGGGCGGGTATATCGATTAG
- a CDS encoding BON domain-containing protein, producing MNEPYEQTPQDVQLASEISRHLQNLGVGELHVSVKGGHATISGSVDNFSDKRRVTGDVQGFGGIHGVTNLIRVTGESTTMVESDSNI from the coding sequence ATGAACGAACCTTATGAACAGACCCCACAGGATGTCCAACTGGCCAGCGAGATCAGCCGGCATCTCCAGAACCTGGGCGTCGGGGAACTGCATGTGTCGGTCAAGGGCGGCCACGCGACGATCTCCGGATCGGTGGATAATTTCTCCGATAAGCGCCGGGTCACCGGCGACGTCCAAGGTTTCGGCGGGATCCACGGGGTCACCAACCTGATCCGGGTCACCGGCGAATCCACCACGATGGTCGAGAGCGACTCCAACATTTAA
- a CDS encoding type II toxin-antitoxin system Phd/YefM family antitoxin, whose amino-acid sequence MKASIVDLRYKMKDVLKALNAREPVSIYYHGKLKGTIVSPGALRKFDSKKHPFFGMRQGEKKSVERTVKELRKTRYHAL is encoded by the coding sequence ATGAAAGCCTCCATCGTGGATCTGCGTTACAAAATGAAGGACGTCCTCAAGGCCCTGAATGCCCGGGAGCCGGTCTCCATCTATTATCACGGGAAGCTGAAGGGCACGATCGTTTCCCCCGGGGCCCTCCGGAAGTTCGACAGCAAAAAGCACCCTTTCTTCGGGATGCGTCAGGGTGAAAAAAAGAGCGTGGAACGGACGGTGAAGGAGCTTCGAAAGACCCGTTACCATGCTCTTTGA
- a CDS encoding type II toxin-antitoxin system VapC family toxin — MLFDTDILIWVQRGNSKAADWVDHAPSRSISVQTYLELLQDSKNNTQLKETKKYLFAAGFQVVPFNEGISHRAMVYLEEYGLSHSMGAGDALIAATAVENGLALATGNAKHFRAIRDLDLKIFKP, encoded by the coding sequence ATGCTCTTTGACACGGATATCCTCATCTGGGTCCAGCGGGGGAACAGCAAGGCCGCCGATTGGGTGGACCATGCCCCTAGCCGTTCCATCTCGGTGCAAACCTACCTGGAGCTTCTTCAGGATTCAAAGAACAACACCCAGCTCAAAGAAACTAAAAAATACCTTTTCGCCGCCGGGTTCCAGGTGGTGCCTTTCAACGAAGGGATCAGCCACCGGGCCATGGTCTACCTGGAGGAATACGGTTTGAGCCATTCCATGGGCGCGGGCGACGCCTTGATCGCGGCCACGGCGGTCGAGAACGGCCTGGCCTTGGCGACCGGGAACGCCAAACATTTCCGGGCGATCCGCGACCTGGACCTGAAGATCTTCAAGCCTTAG
- a CDS encoding LptF/LptG family permease, whose protein sequence is MKVLTRYILREFFRPFWVALGGFSLIFLIVQVFNDIHLLLEFHPGPWLTLKYFFFHIPGFVSQMVPIACLAGVLFSMGGLARGNELIAMRSGGVDIYRIVGPLTLAGAILCLSSLVLSEWIVPRAEQEKHHTVWVEISKHPEDGTLSKRSDFSMAGAGGGVYHIGSFDGATRTMRDFLILDFDGNGNLVSRLDGRQAVYQDGQWVMEDGYHRTFDGSGNETLTERIDRAVLPIPEKPADLLLEQKDPHQLNLLALAAYLKQLERNGADRHKELVIFYQKLATPFGCVVMMLLGIPWGWNARKYTGILAGFGISALVAFLYIGGMQIGEHLGETGSIPPVLGAWGADFLFGSLGLFLMVRKNR, encoded by the coding sequence GTGAAAGTCCTGACCCGTTACATCCTGCGCGAGTTCTTCCGGCCCTTCTGGGTGGCCCTGGGCGGCTTCAGCCTGATCTTCCTCATCGTCCAGGTCTTCAACGACATCCACCTCCTCTTGGAGTTCCATCCGGGTCCCTGGCTGACCCTCAAGTACTTCTTCTTCCACATCCCCGGCTTCGTGTCCCAGATGGTGCCCATCGCCTGCCTGGCGGGCGTGCTCTTCTCCATGGGCGGGCTGGCCCGGGGCAACGAACTGATCGCCATGCGCTCCGGGGGCGTGGACATCTACCGGATCGTCGGTCCCCTGACCCTGGCCGGGGCCATCCTCTGCCTCTCCAGCCTGGTCCTCTCCGAATGGATCGTCCCGCGCGCCGAGCAGGAAAAGCACCACACGGTCTGGGTGGAGATCTCCAAGCACCCCGAGGATGGGACCCTCTCGAAACGGAGCGACTTCTCCATGGCGGGGGCGGGGGGAGGCGTCTACCACATCGGCTCCTTCGACGGGGCCACCCGCACCATGCGGGATTTCCTGATCCTGGATTTCGACGGGAACGGGAACCTGGTCTCCCGCCTGGACGGCCGCCAGGCCGTCTATCAGGACGGCCAATGGGTCATGGAGGACGGCTACCACCGGACCTTCGACGGCTCCGGCAACGAGACCCTCACCGAAAGGATCGACCGGGCCGTCCTGCCCATCCCCGAAAAGCCCGCCGACCTGCTGTTGGAGCAGAAGGACCCCCACCAATTGAACCTGCTGGCCCTGGCGGCCTACCTGAAACAGTTGGAACGCAACGGGGCCGACCGGCACAAGGAACTGGTGATCTTCTACCAGAAACTGGCCACGCCCTTCGGTTGCGTGGTCATGATGCTGCTGGGCATCCCCTGGGGCTGGAACGCCCGCAAGTACACGGGCATCCTGGCGGGGTTCGGCATCTCGGCCCTGGTGGCCTTCCTTTATATCGGGGGGATGCAGATCGGCGAGCACTTGGGGGAGACCGGCTCCATCCCGCCGGTCCTGGGCGCCTGGGGCGCGGACTTCCTTTTTGGTTCGCTGGGGCTTTTCCTGATGGTCCGAAAGAACCGATAA
- a CDS encoding branched-chain amino acid transaminase has product MFGKGKIWFDGKMVDWKKANIHVLSHVIHYGSSVFEGVRCYQTKQGPAIFRLEAHIDRLYDSAKIYRMDIPYTKRQFMDAVVKTVKINKLKSCYIRPFFFRGYGPMGLYPLKNPVQGAIAAWSWGSYLGEESLEKGISVRISSWQRPAPNTFPTLAKAGGNYLNSQLMKMEAVQDEFDEAIALDHYGYVSEGSGENVFMVKNGVIFTPPTSSAILAGITRHTIFVLARELGIEIRQQVLPREGLYIADEVFFSGTAAELVPVSRIDNIVIGNGKRGPVTEKIQRAFFDILKGESPDRFDWLTPVK; this is encoded by the coding sequence GTGTTCGGAAAAGGCAAGATCTGGTTCGACGGCAAGATGGTGGATTGGAAAAAAGCCAACATCCACGTGCTCTCCCATGTGATCCATTACGGCTCGAGCGTCTTCGAGGGCGTGCGCTGCTACCAGACCAAGCAGGGGCCGGCCATCTTCCGCCTGGAAGCCCACATCGACCGCCTCTACGACTCGGCCAAGATCTACCGCATGGACATCCCCTACACCAAGCGCCAGTTCATGGACGCGGTGGTCAAGACCGTCAAGATCAACAAGCTCAAGAGCTGCTACATCCGCCCCTTTTTCTTCCGCGGCTACGGCCCCATGGGCCTCTACCCCTTGAAGAACCCGGTGCAGGGCGCCATCGCGGCCTGGTCCTGGGGCTCCTACCTGGGCGAGGAATCGCTGGAAAAGGGCATCTCGGTGCGCATCTCCTCCTGGCAGAGGCCCGCGCCCAACACCTTCCCGACGCTGGCCAAGGCGGGCGGGAACTACCTGAATTCCCAATTGATGAAGATGGAGGCCGTGCAGGACGAGTTCGACGAGGCCATCGCGCTGGACCACTACGGCTACGTGTCGGAAGGCTCGGGCGAGAACGTGTTCATGGTCAAGAACGGGGTCATCTTCACGCCCCCCACCAGCTCGGCCATCCTGGCGGGCATCACCCGCCACACCATCTTCGTGCTGGCGCGGGAGCTGGGCATCGAGATCCGCCAGCAGGTGCTGCCCCGCGAAGGGCTCTACATCGCCGACGAGGTCTTCTTCTCGGGGACGGCGGCCGAACTGGTGCCCGTGTCCCGCATCGACAACATCGTCATCGGCAACGGCAAGCGCGGGCCGGTCACGGAGAAGATCCAGCGCGCCTTCTTCGACATCCTCAAGGGCGAGAGCCCCGACCGCTTCGACTGGCTCACCCCTGTCAAATAA